The genomic region TGAGGAATGACCATGGACTAGAAAAATCCTCGGTCTTGGTTCCTTGATCTAATCCTGCATGGAATATCAAAGTAAATGTTGGGTTGCTCGATTAGGtgaagagaaaaattcaagaacGACAAAGGTGTAAGTTAAGACGTGAACCGAAAGACAAAACGTCAATCAAAACCACTTTATTCATTCCTTGACGATGAAAGTTTGAACAAATGAATGacgattatatatatatatatgttctaTGCATGGGTGAAACGACACCTTTTCATTGATTAGGCATTAACTACATCTACTTTGCTTGAAGGCTCAAAAAATGCATCTACTACGAGTACTgtttaattttagaaaatatttttcactttttatttatatttatattcaacgatataaaataatatactaCTCTACTAATTGAAAATAAGGAAGTAATGTCCTTATTGTTAGTTAAAAAGTTGACATTCAATATCTAATGCTTCTTTAGttttatagaaaattgaaaaataaggatttctaatattttattgatcaTTTATGATGTAGAACAAACAAAGTTTCTACAATTAAAACGAACcctaatataaatttttttgcaattttaaattaaataactatTCGAGCTAAATTTTAGactaatattaaaaaatttagccCTCTTCCGAATCCACAATCAACAAGTTCCATTGTGCAAGTAGATACACAAgacttttttttgttcttttttcttctttgccaAAAAGCTAGCTATACAGGAAACATTAGCAATTTAATTTGGGAGTTAAATGgaatgaaaatatgaagttaCAAGAGATCCCACCAAGAAGCCAGCAACCCACAATTCCACTGTTCATCCAATTCCAATGGCCAGTGgcattattttgtttcagaAAAAGCACGGAAATACTGTACAAACGCGAGGATCAAAGACAGACAGGGGTTCGGCTTTACTTGGCACCTTTATCTTTTGGTAAAATGTTTATTAGGCACTTTACATCTATGAAATCACTTCCGCCCCAGCCTCATCAAATGCTCTTGATGTTTTGCTGCCGCTGCCTTATCAGCAGCTTCACGTTTAAGTGCCCTCTTCGCCCGTCGCCCCATTGTACTTTTTGCAACCTCTTTCTTCTTAGGCTCTCGTGAGGACCCAGCACCAGAGTCTTGGAAATTTGATCGTTGAACAGGCCTAGCTTCTTGCCGCCCTGATCTGACATATCCATTATCCCCCCATCTTCGATTACCAATGCGGAGACTTGGTGAACTGGCATAATAAGCTTCGTCTTGATCATCATCCTCATCTTCATATGGATAATAATCTTCCAAATCATCATACACCTCTTCACGATCCTCCACAATCAAAGGTTCAAACCATGCAGCTCTAAGAAGCAGGCACACGCTTTCCTCAAACATGTAGTCATTGATCCTGGTAAAGCAAAGGATTAACAGTCAACTAGAAGGTTAAGGGGACACCAGAAACAAACCAAGGCGGAGGCCACGACAGACAATATGTCAATGGCTTGTACAATGGCTGATAACACCCTAACATAACTCAACTCATTACGGTACCAAAAACTCTCCCCTTCCCTTGCAATTGCCAACATGACCATTTCCATTACCTCAAACTAGGGAACTAATACTACATTCTCCTTGGAAAAGGGAGAGGGTAAATGGTGGATTCAAGATTACTACCTGCCATCAAGTGAACGATGAACATTGAGGAACTCAAATGGATGTTTACACTGAGGGCATGTAGGCATCTTACTGTATGTCGCCCATCGAAGGATGCATGTCACACTGCAAGAACAAAGATGAAAACACCAATAAGTATCAAAATCCCATGACAATTGACTGCAATAGAAAGCAATGTCCTATTTGAGTTCCTCCATTAAACAAATGCATCAGATCTAAAGCACACTGCATTACACAAACacaaggaaaaataaattgcCAAACATGACCCTGCACGGATAAAAGTAAATAAGTCAATTAGTGAGTCTAGAAAACCATGATCTTTCCCAATATTCTCATCATCAATACTCAGACAGGATGAGATACAGAGCTCCAAGTGTGGAAGTAATCAAGATAACAAGTATCAAATAGTTGATGATTGAAGACTCCAACAGAATCAATAAGAAGTTAATCTGGACAAATTAGGAGGCACCACATGCAGCAAAGTTACCAATTGTCTACTAAACAACGACAATAAGAGAAACAAAACCCAAATCCTCCTCAGAGTTGGATGAAAAGTAGAATGATTACCAAGTCAGATTACTAGCAAGGAGAGGTTCTAGATTGTGCAACTTATCTGTTAATTTTGATCAACAGTTCCACACATCAGTTACACCATGGACCACTCAGAATAGTAATTAATATATTCTTTAGTCAGCTTCTATGCTTAAAGCTCTTTATATAAAACATAGAATCAAAGATCATTGCGGATAATGATAATCAAATGGTTTAACACAAAAGTAAGAGGCCCTAAGATTATGGATTTAAACTCTCAAGAAAACCTCCATTATGATAATCTcagaataaaatcaaagacTGCAATAATTCATCATAATAACATAATTGTCCACACTAGAATCAACAGAATGTAAAATTGGCTTTTTCCCCCTCCAAACGAGAGACCATGTTCCATTACCCAGTATCATCAAGTAGAaccttcttttttattctctttcagATTGTTTTCCTGGAATTTAACCACTAGTGAAATTTAGAATGATTTAACAAGAGTAAATGTAGCAGCCATGGTGGATTGTCTGGTTTACAGATTATGACATCATTGGATGGGAGTTGCAAACTCAAATGCCAAGCAATGCATAGTCACTGTTTTAAAACAATCTTAATTTATGTAATTTGGCTGTTTTATTCGTCTgtagaaagaaaggaagacaGTTGGAATCCTCTCGAAGCATCAAATAACGTTGAGAGTAGAAAACATACAAGTGGTTGGACAGCAAATATTTAAGTTCATGGAACAATCGCTCAAACTGTGTATTAACTA from Theobroma cacao cultivar B97-61/B2 chromosome 9, Criollo_cocoa_genome_V2, whole genome shotgun sequence harbors:
- the LOC18589991 gene encoding uncharacterized protein LOC18589991 isoform X2; its protein translation is MTSVIKIDAEQIVNALPNLSLQDQEMKNKGAVGEEGCENHSGICAICLDKIVLQETALVKGCEHAYCVTCILRWATYSKMPTCPQCKHPFEFLNVHRSLDGRINDYMFEESVCLLLRAAWFEPLIVEDREEVYDDLEDYYPYEDEDDDQDEAYYASSPSLRIGNRRWGDNGYVRSGRQEARPVQRSNFQDSGAGSSREPKKKEVAKSTMGRRAKRALKREAADKAAAAKHQEHLMRLGRK
- the LOC18589991 gene encoding uncharacterized protein LOC18589991 isoform X1; its protein translation is MTSVIKIDAEQIVNALPNLSLQDQKEMKNKGAVGEEGCENHSGICAICLDKIVLQETALVKGCEHAYCVTCILRWATYSKMPTCPQCKHPFEFLNVHRSLDGRINDYMFEESVCLLLRAAWFEPLIVEDREEVYDDLEDYYPYEDEDDDQDEAYYASSPSLRIGNRRWGDNGYVRSGRQEARPVQRSNFQDSGAGSSREPKKKEVAKSTMGRRAKRALKREAADKAAAAKHQEHLMRLGRK